The following nucleotide sequence is from Pseudonocardia abyssalis.
CCAGCGGGATCGGGGCGAAGGCCTCGTTGACCTCGAAGGCGCCGATGTCGTCGATAGACAGCCCGGCCCGGCCGAGCACCTTCGCGGTGGCGGGGATAGGCCCGGTGAGCATCATGACGGGGTCCGCTCCACCCACGGCCCCGCTGTGGTAGCGGGCGATCGGCGTGAGCCCCAACTCACCCGCCCGGGTCGGGGTGGTGACCAGCAGGGCGGCGGCGCCGTCGGAGATCTGCGAGGCGTTGCCGGCGTGGATCACGCCGTCGGCGTCGAAGGACGGTTTCAGTGCCCCCAGCTTCTCCGCGGTCGTGCCGCGGCGCAACCCCTCGTCGGCGGTGTGGCCGGGGGCCTCCGGGATCGTGACGAGCTGGCCGTCGAACGCGCCGGAGTCGATGGCTGCTGCGGCCCGGGTGTGGCTGAGCGCGGAGAACTCGTCGAGCACCGAGCGGGTGAGGCCCCACTTCGCGGCGATCAACTCGGCGCCGCGGCCCTGGTGGAATGTCCCGCCCCCGAGCTCGGTCTCGTAACGGCCCAGCAGGCGAGGGCCGTAGGGCAGGCCGACGTCCCGCCCGGCACCGAGCGGAACCCGGCTCATCGACTCCACCCCGCCCGCCACCACGAGGTCGTACTGGCCCGCCATCACCATGCCGGCCGCGAAGTCGAGTGCCTGCTGGCTCGAGCCGCAGGCCCGGTTGACCGTCGTCCCCGGAACCGTCTCGGGCCAGCCGGCCGCCAGCACCGCCGATCGGGCGGGGTTGGCGGACTGGTCGCCCACCTGGTTGACGCAACCCCACACGACGTCGTCGACGAGTGCGGGGTCGAGGCCGGTCCGCGCCGCGAGAGCCTCGAGCACCCTGGCCGCGAGGTCGACGGGGTGCACCCCCGCGAGCGAGCCGCCGCGCTTGCCGATGGGCGTGCGGACGGCCTCGACGATCACTGCTTGGGGCATTCCGACCTCCCGGTCACTGAACCTCATCGGTTCGCCTAATCATCATGAGAATAGTCCGCCTGGCTCCTCGGATGAACGCTACTCGCCACGATGACGTGTACAGACCGTCTCCGGAGCCCGCCGCGGTTGACAGTGCCCACCCCTGATGCTCGAATCAACGTCACAATCCAACGATGGGCGGCTGAGGATCAGATCCGGCCAGCCGCTCACGGAGGTCCGGTGGTGAACACTGCGTCACCGCCACATGCGCAGCGCCGCGGGGCGGCTACCCGTACAGGAGCGGTCCCACGGGAGCCCTACCTCTCCTCGCGGGCCGCGAACGCCACGACCTGCCTGCCGCGCCGCAAGGACGTGGTCGAACTCCGCCGGTCCGTCGGACGTCCGGACCCGACCAGGAGGAGCGTGCTGCTGGTCGGGCACACCGCCGTGCGCGAGGTGGTGATCGTCGGTGCGCACCATGAGAGGTGGGCCGACCGCGTCGTGCCGCCCGAGGCGCGGCCGTCGACCAGGCGGGGCTCGGTGCGAGCTGCCACGGCGGGCTCGCGGGATTCGAGGTCACCGGGAAGGATCAGGTGATCGACACGCTGCCGGTCGGGAAGATCCTCGGGCGCGAGCCGACCGCGCGGATCGACCCGGGCGAGCCGGGCCGAGTCGGTGCCGCGTGAGCGTGCCCTTGGCGGTGCGGGAGTCCGGGTTCGGAGTGATGCTGCCGAACTTCGACCCGCTGCGGCTGGGGACACCGCCGCTGCTGGCCGCCGCCCGGCTGGCGGAGGACCTCGGGTTCGACTCGGGCTGGGTCGGCGATCACCTGAGCTTCCACCCGCCGGTCCTGGAACCGTGCGGAGCGCTGGCAGCGGTCGCCGCGGTCACGCAGCGGCTGGTACTGGGGACCGGGGTGCTGCTGCTGCCGATGCGCAACCCGGTGTGGACCGCCAAGCAGCTCGGGACGGTCGCCGCGCTCGCGCCGGACCGCCTCGTCGTCGGGGTTGGCGCGGGCGGGGAGAACCCGGCCGAGTTCGAGGCGGCCGGCTACCCCGTGGCGCAGCGGGGCCGCCGTCTCGACGAGGCCATCGGTGTCGTCGATGCACTGCTGCGCGGCGAGGCCGTGGACCATGCCGGACCGCTGCTGCCGGTCCGCTCGCCGATGCTGGAACCGGTGCCGTCCTCGCGGCCCCCGCTGGTCGTCGGCGGCCGGTCCGCCCACGCGGTGCGCCGCGCCGCACGGTTCGCCGAGGGCTGGTTCGCGGTGTGGCTGGAGCCCGAGCGGGTGCGCAGGGCGATCGAGGACCTGCGGGCGCACGCCGAGGAGTTCCGTCGCCCGGTGTGCACGACCGTGATGCTGGTGTTCGTGCACGTCACCGACGACGCCGAGACGGGGCGACGGGAGCTGGAGCGGTTCGTCGCCGGCCAGTACGGCATGCCCGTCGAGGCCATCGAGCGGTGGTGCGTGATCGGTGGCGAGGACCGCGTGGCCGACGCGCTGGCCCGGTACCGTGACGCCGGCGCCGAGGCGTTCGTGATGATGCCGACCGCCGTCGACGTCCTGGGCCAGTACGAGCGGCTCGCCGGCGTGCGGGACCGGCTCGCCGCGTCGGGCTGATCGGCGGTCTCTCGCTACGGGGCGAACTTGCGGCCCAGGAGGTGCCGGGCGACCACCAGCTTGGCGACCTGCGCGGTGCCGTCGGCGATCTCGAAGGCCATGACGTCGCGCAGCCGCTGCCCCTGGGGGCTGTCGCTGCCCCACCCCGCGTGCCCGAAGGTCAGCAGCGCCTGGTGCACGACCTCGCCCGCGGTCTTGGGTGCGAACCACTTCGCCATGTTCGCGGCCACCGTGTGGTCCAGCCCCTGGTCCTTGCGCCACAGGGCCTCGTAGCAGATGTGCCGGGCCCCGGCGAGCCGCGTCGCCTGCTCGACCAGGGGGAACGCCACACCCTGGTTGCGCCCGATCGGGCCGCCGAAGGCCTCCCGCGTCCGGGCGTAGTCCAGGGCGTCGTCCAGGGCCGCCTCGGCGATCCCGACGCACATCAGCCCGATCACCGCGCGGGAGTAGTCGAACCCCTGCATCACCGAGACGAAGCCGGCCCCCTCCTGCCCGATCAGCTCGTCGCGACCCACGGGCACGCCGTCGAAGTGCAGCGACGCGCGCCCGATCGCCCGGCCACCGTGGTCGTCGAGCGCGGTGCGGGCGATCCGGTCGTCGTGCAGGTCGACGTAGAACGCGCTGACGCCGCGGGCGCCCGGCCCGCCGGTCCTGGCGAAGACGATGCCGGTGTCGGCGAGCATGCCCATCGAGATCGAGGTCTTCTCCCCGGTGAGCCGCCAGCCCGCCCCGTCGGGCTGCGCGCGCAGGGAGAGGTTGGCCGCGTCGGACCCGTGCTCGGGCTCGGTCAGCACCAGCGCCGAGAGCGCCGAGCCGTCGGCGATCGGCGGCAGCCAGCGGGCCAGCTGCTCCTCGCCGGCGTTGCCGACCAGGATGTCGGCGTTCAGCGCGGCGACCAGCAGGATGTAGCAGGCGTTGACGTCGGCCCGGGAGACCTCCTCGGCCGCCAGACCGGTGGTGACGGCATCCGCCTCCTGGCCGCCGAAGCGCTCCGGGACGCGCAGGCCGGTGAGGCCCATCGACGCCATCTCCCGGGGAAGCTCCGGGCGCATCCGGCCCGCCCGGTCGTCGGGCTGGTAGTGCGGGGCGAGGACCTTCTGCGCGAAGGTCGCGAGCTCGCGCCGGAAGGTCTCCTGGTCGGCGTCGAAGGCGTAGTGCACGTCGCTGCTCCGCTCTGCTGGCTTCGTGGCATCGGGATGATCAGTATCACGATCGCCCCGACCGTATCCCGGTCGACCGGTCGGGCACTACCCGAGGACGAGCAGCACCCGCCCTCGGTGACCGACTCGCCCTCGCAGACGGAGAGCGTGCACACCGTTGGGGACGGCGGGTGGGTGGGCTGACAGCAGGCGCAGGTCCGACGGTGAACGGATCCGCCAGTAGCGTCGCCGCGACGCGATACAGCTGCCCACCATGCCGTCCCGCATGCGCGTGACCGCCCGCGGTACTCGCCGGCGAGCGGCCGGGACGGTGCGCGCCGGGTCAGCCCGCGGCGGAGTCGACGTCGACGTCGACGTCGTCGGGGGACCGGGCAAGCAGTACCGCCGCAGCGCCGGCGCTCAGCAGCCGCTCCACCGCGGCGTCGTCGAGCTCGGTCGGCATGTGAGCGGCGGCGTTGATCAGCGACAGCACCGCGGTGACTACACCGCGTATCTCCGCGGTGCCCAGGTCGGACCGCACCTGCCTGAGCGCCTCGGACCAGATCGCCTCGTAGTCGCGCTGGCGACGCCGCAGTGCGCGCAGCGCGATCGGGGACAGTGCCCGGTGCTCGCGGACGTACACCGCCACGAGCCGACGGTGGCGTGACCCGAACCCGGCGTGCACGGAGATCAGCGCGTTCAGGACGTGCTGCGGATCGCCCGCTTGGGCGGCGCGCCGCGCACCGGCCAGCAACTCCGTCATCGCCGTGTTGCACAGCTCTCGCAGGATGGCGTCCTTGTTCTGGAAATGGCGGTACACCGCCGGACCGGTGACGCCCGCGGCCGCTCCGATGTCGTCGATACCGACTGCGTGGTAGCCCTGCCGGGAGAACAGCTCGGTCGCGACCTCGAGGAGCACGGTGCGGCGGAACCCAGCCACGTCGTCACCTCACCAGGAATACCGTCGGTCGTCGTCCTCGTGCGGGCGAACGAGACCATCTTATAGGCGTGGCCGGATCCCGCAGCGGCGGCCGCGCGCCGATCGTGGCGGCGGCCCGACGCCCCGAGCATGCGGCCGCGTGCCGACTGCTCAGCTCACGCTGGGCGCGATGGATTCACGGCGTCAGGTCGGCCGGTGACAGAGCAGGCCGCGTGACCCGTGTCCCCGGCGCGGGACAGGCGCGCTCGCGCTCGTTACTCTTCGGTAGTGATCACTGATGAGTACCTCGCCCCCGGCCGGTTCGTCGACTCCGACTCGGCTGCGGTACGCGCCTTCGCGTCCGAGGTCGTCGGCATCGAGACCGACCCTGTGACGCAGGCGGTGCTCCTGTTCGATGTGGTCCGCGACCGGATCTGGTACGACCCGTTCGCCACGAGCACCGACCCGGCGAGCTATCGGGCGAGCGCGGTCCTGGAGTCCGGGCGCTCCTGGTGCGTGCCGAAGGCGGTCCTGCTCGCTGCGGCGGCGCGGGCGGCCGGCATCCCGGCGCGCCTGGGGTTCGCCGACGTGCGCAACCACCTGCAGACCGAGCGCCTCAGGAGGAAGATGAACGGCATCGACCTGTTCGTGTTCCACGGCTACACCGACCTGTTCCTGGAGGGCCGGTGGGTCAAGGCCACGCCGGCGTTCAACGCCGAGCTGTGCGCGCGGTTCGGGGTGCAGCCGATGGCGTTCGACGGCCGGTCGGACGCCCTGCTGCACGAGCACACTGCCGACGGCGGCACGTACATGGAATACGTCCGCGACCGCGGGGTCTACACCGACCTGCCGCTCGAGGAGATGCTCACGACGCTGCACCAGGTGTACGGCAGCGCGCTGCTCGACGACGATGCTCCTGCGGGTGTCGACGAGTTCACGCCTGCTGTCCCGGCGTCCGGCTGAGCGGCCCGGCGCGGCCCTCCCGGAGCCGGTGTCAGCGCTGGACCACCCCGCCCTCGACCCCGGTGAACCGCGTGCGCAGCTCGGTCTTGAGCAGCTTGCCGGTGGCGTTGCGGGGCAGCTCGGCCACCAGGTGCACCTCGCGCGGGCACTTGAAGTGCGCCAGCCGATCACGGCACCAGGTGATGAGGTCCTCGGCGGCGGGCTCCGCACCGGCCGCGGGGTCGGCCACCACGACGGCGACCACCCGCTCGCCCCACTGCTCGTCCGGCCCGCCGACGACGGCGGCGTCGAGCACACCGGGGTGCTGGAACAGCACCTGCTCCACCTCGATCGGGTAGACGTTCTCCCCGCCGGAGATGATCATGTCCTTCTTGCGGTCCACCAGCGTGATGAAGCCCTCGGGGTCCATCCGGCCCAGGTCGCCGGTGTGGAACCAGCCGCCGCGGAATGCCTCGGCGGTCTCCGTCGGCTTCATCCAGTACCCGATGAACACGTTGCGCCCGCGGACGAGCAGCTCCCCGACGGTGTCGGGGGGCAGGTCCCGGTCGTCGGGGTCGACGATCCGCGCGTCGACGTGCACGGCCACGCGCCCGATCGACCCCGCCTTGGCGGTGACGTGGTCGGTCTCCAGGATCGACACCAGCGGCGCGGTCTCGGTCATCCCGAATCCCTCGCTGAACGGCACGCCGCGCTGCTGCATGAACTCGATCACCGTCAACGGCACCGGCGACCCACCACCCATGGCCAGCTCCAGCGCCGACAGGTCGTAGCCGTCGAAGTCCGGCACCCGGGTCAGCGCCGACCACATCGCCGGCACCATGAACTGCACGGTCGCCCGGCTCTCGGCCATCGCTTTGAGCGTCCCCACCGGGTCGAACGAGGGCAGGATGACGCTGGTGCCGCCGACGTAGAGCAGTGGGAGGGTGTGCACCCCGAGCCCGCCGATGTGGAACATCGGGGCCACCGCCACGGTCACGTCGCTGCCGCGCAGGCTGTGGTTGGTGCCCAGGACGTTGACCGCGTTCCACAGCAGGTTGTCGTGGGTGAGCATGGCGCCCTTGGGACGGCCGGTGGTGCCCGAGGTGTACATGATGAACGCGATGTCGCTGCCGTCGACGTCGCCGTGGAAGGGCTCGGGGGCCCCGCCGGCGAGGAACGCGTCGTAGCCGATCTCGTCCTCGCGGGCCGGGCCCCACACGCGGATCCGGTGCCGCACCCGCACCCCCGGCTCGGCGAGCGCGGTCAGCGCCCCCTGCGCGAGCGGCTCGTGGAAGGCGAAGACGTCGGCGCCGGAGTCGGCGAGGATGTACCCGATCTCCGGCCCGGCCAGCCGCACGTTGATCGGCACGGTGATCGCGCCGATCTTCGCGCAGCCCAGCAGCAGCTCCATGAACTCCACGGAGTTGACCAGCAGGACCGCCACCCGGTCGCCCTTGCGGACGCCCAGGTCGCGAAGGGCCGACGCGACCTGGTCGGTGCGCCGGTCGACGTCGGCGTAGCTGTGGTGGTCGTCCCCGGACACGAACGCGATGCGTTCGCCGTGGAGGAACGCCCGCCGGGTGACCCAATGACCGATACCGCGATCCATACCTGCTCCTCGCCGTCGCTCGACGGCTGCTCGTCGATGAGTGGGTTGAGTGCGGCGCGAGCCCCGACGGCCGCGGACGGTCGTCGGCAGGCTCCGCCGAGGCGCAGCCTGCCGACGACCGGTGTGTCAGTACGAACGTGGCAGCTTGAGGCTGTGCTGGGCCACGTAGTTCAGGATCATCTCGCGGCTGATCGGCGCGGTGCGCATCAGCCGGGCCGGGCCCCACAGGGTGGCCAGCCCGTACTCGGTGGCCATGCCGTTGCCGCCGTGGGTCTGGATCGCCTGGTCCAGCGCGAGGATGCCGGCCTCGGCCGCGGCGTACTTGGCCATGTTCGACGCCTCGCCGGAACCCGGGTCACCGGCGTCGTGCAGCGACGCGGCCCGCTGGGTCATCAGCCGGGCCAGCTCGACCTGGATCTTGGCGTGCGCGAGCGGGTGCGACACGCCCTGGTGCGAGCCGATCGGCACGTCCCAGACCTTGCGCTCCCGAGCGTAGTTCGCGGCCTTGTCCAGCGCGTAGCGGCCGATGCCGTTGCCCAGGGCGGCACCCATGATGCGCTCCGGGTTCAGGCCCATGAACACCTGGCGCAGGCCGTCGTTCTCCTCGCCGATCAAGTTCTCCGCGGGCACCCGCACGTCGTCGAAGAAGAGGGTGAACTGCTTCTCCGGGGTGACGGCCTGGACCGGGATGTCGGTCTTCGTCAGCCCGGGCGCGTCGGTGGGGACCACGATCAGGCTGAGCCGGCCGCGGCCGCGGTCGTCGGTGGAGGTGCGGGTGACGACCAGGATGGCCTCGGCCTCGTCGACGCCGGAGATGTAGTACTTGGTGCCGTTGAGCACCCACTCGCCGCCGACCTTCTTGGCGTGCGTGGAGATGTTGTGGGAGTTGGAGCCGGCGTCCGGCTCGGTGATCGCGAACGACATGATGATCTCGCCGCTGGCGATGCCCGGCAGCCAGCGCGCCTTGAGCTCGTCGCTGCCGTAGGCCTGGATGATCGTCCCGCAGATGGTGGGGGAGACGACCGTCATCAGCAGCGGGCACCCGGCCGCGGCCAGCTCCTCACCGACGATCTGCATGTCGTAGATCCCACCACCGCCGCCGCCGTACTCCTCGGTGATGTTGACGCCCAGGAAGCCCTGCTTGCCCACGGCGTTCCACAGCTCGGTGCTCTTCTCACCGGCCAGGGACTTGGCCACGTAGTAGTCGTGGCCGAAGTCCTTCGCGATCTCGGTGACGGCCTTGCGCAGGTCGCGCCGTTCCTCGGTCTCGTGCAGTTCCATGTCCGCTCCCTAACCCTCACGGTGACGCGCCGCCGGACGGCGGATCGTGTGGCCCGTACTACGTCTCGTCACTACGTCTCGTCGTCGACGGGCTCGACCACGGCCAGCGGGTCGCCGGTGGAGACCTGCCGGCCGACCTCGACCGGCAGCTCCGCCACCACGCCGTCGATCGGGCTGGTCACCGAGTGCTCCATCTTCATCGCCTCCAGCACGACGAGGGGCTGGCCCGCGGTGACGACGTCCCCGGCCGCCACGTGCACCCGGATCACCGAACCGGGCATCGGCGCGGTCAGCGAACCGGCCGGCTTGAGCGTGCTGGGGTCGACGAAGCGGGGGATCCGGGTGAACGTGCTGGACCCCGCACTGCTGTCGACGTAGGCGGTCCCGCCGTCGAGCAGCACCTCGAAGGAGCGCCGCACCCCGGCCGCCTCCAGCACCACGCGGTCGGGGCCGTGGCTGAGCACGACGACGTCCTCGATCGGCTTGCCGTCGACCTCCACCTCGACGCCGTCGCGGTGCAGCGCGTACGCCACGTGCAGCTCGGCACCGGCGGCCGTGGTCCAGCCGACGCGCTGCAGCTGGGACGGGTTGTTGCGCCACCCCGCCGGCAGGGTCGGCTGGACCCGGGCGGCCGCCCGGTGGGCGGCCACACCGACGAGGGTGGCGGCGACGGCGTGCAGCCGCTCGCTGTCGGCGTCGACGAGCGGCCCGCCGAGCTCGGTGGCGTCGTGGCGGTCCAGGAAGCCGGTGTCGGTGCCGCGGCCGGCGAACTCCGGGTGCCGCAGCACCCGGACCAGCAGGTCGCGGTTGGTGGTCAGGCCGTGGATCCGGGCACCGGCCAGCGCCGCGGAGAGCGTGCCGATCGCCTCGGCCCGGGTGGGGGCCCAGACGATGACCTTGGCGAGCATCGGGTCGTAGTGGTGGCTGACCACCGACCCGTCACGCACCCCGGAGTCGACCCGGAGGCCGGCGAGCTCGGGGAACCGCAGCGTGCGCAGGGTTCCGGTGCGGGGGAGGTAGCCCTCCGTCGGGTCCTCGGCGTAGAGCCGGGCCTCCACCGCGTGGCCGGTCATCGTCGGCTCGAGGACCTCGGGGGGCAGCGGCTCGCCCATCGCCACCAGGAGCTGCAGGCGGACCAGGTCCAGCCCGGTGACCAGCTCGGTGACCGGGTGTTCGACCTGCAGGCGCGTGTTCATCTCGAGAAAGGCGAACGTGCCGTCGTCGGCACCGCCGTTCGCGTCCAGGACGAACTCGACGGTGCCCGCCCCCACGTAGCCCACGGCCTGCGCCGCGGCGACCGCCGCCGCGCCCATCCTGGCCCGCAGGTCCTCGCCGACGACCGGCGAGGGAGCCTCCTCGATCACCTTCTGGTGGCGTCGCTGCACCGAGCACTCGCGCTCGAACAACGCAACGGTGCCGCCGTGCATGTCGGCCATGACCTGGATCTCGACGTGCCGGGGGCGCTGCACGTAGCGCTCCAGGAACACGGTGCCGTCGGCGAACGCCGAGGTGGCCTCGCGTGCCGCCGAGGCGACGGACTCCTCGAGCGTGTCGGCCGACTCCACGATCCGCATCCCGCGCCCGCCGCCGCCGGCACTCGCCTTGACCAGCAGCGGGTAGCCGACCTCGGCGCCGAGCTTGCGCAGCGCGTCGGCGTCGAGCCCGGTCGCGTCACCGCCGGGGAGGACCGGGACCCCGGCGTCGGCCATCATCGCCTTCGCGGTGAGCTTGGAGCCCATCGCGTCGATGGCGTCCGGCGGCGGCCCGACGAACACCAGCCCGGCGGCGGCGCAGGCCCGCGCGAAGCCCGCGTTCTCCGACAGGAACCCGTAGCCGGGGTGCACGGCGTCCGCGCCGGTGCGCAGCGCGGCCGCGATCACCCGGTCGACCTGGAGGTAGGTCTCGGCGGGGGAGGAGCCGGGCAGGCGCACCGCCTCGTCGGCGTCCTCGACGTGCCAGGCGTCGACGTCGGCGTCGGAGTACACCGCGACGGTGGCGATGCCGAGGTCGCGGCAGGTCCGGAAGACCCGCCGGGCGATCTCGCCACGGTTGGCGACCAGCAACTTCTTGATCACGGGCATCGCCATCACATCCGGAACACGCCGTAGCCACGCTGGCCACGGACCTCGTCGTTGTGCACCACGGACAGGCAGAGCCCGAGCACGGTCCGCGTGTCGCGCGGGTCGATGATCCCGTCGTCGTAGAGCCGTCCGCTGTTGGCCAGCGCCACCGACTCGCGTTCGATCTGGTCCTCGACGGCGGCGCGCATCTGGGCGTCGGCGTCCTCGTCGAAGGGCAGGCCGCGGTCCGCGGCCGACTCCTTGGCCACGATCGAGAGCACCCCGGCCAGCTGGGCGGGACCCATCACGGCCGACTTGGAGTTGGGCCAGGCGAACAGGAAGCGCGGGGAGTAGGACCGCCCGCACATGCCGTAGTTGCCCGCGCCGTAGGAGGAGCCCATGACGATGGTCAGGTGCGGCACGGTGCTGTTGGACACCGCGTTGATCATCTTGGCGCCGTCCTTGATGATCCCGCCCTGCTCGTACTCGGCGCCGACCATGTATCCGGTGGTGTTCTGCAGGAAGATCAGCGGCGTGTCGACCTGGTTGGCCAGCTGGATGAACTGGGAGGCCTTCTGCGCCTCCTCGCCGAACAGGATGCCCCGGGCGTTGGCCAGGATGCCGACCGGGTAGCCGTGGATCGAGGCCCAACCGGTGACCAGCGAGGTGCCGTAGAGCGGCTTGAACTCGTCGAACGCCGAGCCGTCGACCACCCGGGCGATGACGTCGCGCGGGTCGAAGGGGACCTTCGGGTCGACCGAGGCGATGCCGAGCAGCTGGTCGGGGTCGAGCACCGGCGGGTCGGCGGGCATCGTGGGGCCGGGACCGAGCTTGCGCCAGTTCAGCCGGGCCATGATCCGTCGCCCGATGCGGATGGCGTCCTGCTCGTCCTCGGCGAGGTAGTCGGCCAGGCCCGAGGTGCGGGCGTGCATGTCGCCGCCGCCGAGCGACTCGTCGTCGGACACCTCGCCGGTGGCCATCTTCACCAGCGGCGGACCGCCGAGGAAGACCTTGGAGCGGTTGCGGATCATCACCACGTAGTCGCACATGCCAGGGATGTAGGCGCCACCCGCGGTGGAGTTGCCGAACACCAGCGCGAGGGTGGGCAGGCCCAGGGCGCTGTGCTGGGTCAGGTCGTGGAACAGCTGGCCGCCGGGTACGAAGATCTCGGCCTGGGTCGGCAGGTCGGCCCCGCCGGACTCCACGACGTTGATGATCGGGAGCCGGTTCTCCCGGGCGATCGCCATGCCGCGGAAGACCTTGCGGAAGGTGAACGGGTTCGACGCCCCGCCCCGGACCGTGGGGTCGTGACCGATGATCATCGACTCGATGCCCTCGACGACCCCGATCCCCACGACCACGCTGCCGCCGACCGGGAACTTGGTGCCCCACGCGGCGAACGGGCACAGCTCCAGGAACGCGGTGTCCGGGTCGAGCAGCAGCTCGATCCGCTCGCGGACGAGCAGCTTCCCCCGCTTGCGGTGGCGCGCGACGTACTTCTCGCCGCCCCCACCGTTGGCCAGCGCCAGCTGCTCGGAGATCGCGGTCAGCTGGGCCGTGAGTCCTTCGCGGTTGCCGATGTAGTCCGGGGCCTGCGTGTCGACCCGGTCGGGCAGCACGTCAACCAACTTCTCCTCCATGGCGGCATCGACGTCGATCTCCTGACCGGTTACGTTAGCGGCTACTAACGTCCTGCGACAACGGGGTGCGCACGATCGGTGCTGCGGATCCCGGCCGGCACAACCGAGGAGCTCCATGACCCAGCTGGACCAGCGCGACGTCTCGGTCGCGCCGCAGGACCCGTGGACGACGCCGGAGCGGCTCGCCCTGCGTGACCTGGCCCTGTCCTTCACCCGGCGGGAGATCGCCCCGAACCTGCCGGAATGGGAGGACGCGGGCGAGCTGCCGCGGTCGCTGCACACGAGGGCGGCCGAGGTCGGACTGCTCGGCATCGGGTTCCCCGACGAGGTGGGGGGCAGTGGCGGCGACCTGCGGGACCTGGTGCTGCTCACCGAGGCCGTGATGGAGGCGGGCGGCTCCTCGGGGGTGCTGGCGAGCCTGCTCACCCACAACATCGCGCTCCCGCACATGGTCGCGGCGGGCGACCCCGACCAGATCCGTCGCTACGTCGTGCCCACCCTCGCCGGGGAGAAGATCGGCAGCCTCGGCATCACCGAGCCCGACACCGGGTCCGACGTCGCCGGCATCCGCACCACCGCCCGCCGCGACGGCGACCACTACGTCGTCAACGGCGCGAAGCTCTTCATCACCTCCGCGGTGCGGGCCGACTTCGTCACCACGGCCGTGCGGACGGGCGGGCCGGGGGCCTCGGGCATCTCGCTGCTCGTGGTCGAGCGCGGTACGCCGGGCTTCACCGTCTCGCGCACGCTGAAGAAGATGGGCTGGCTGTGCTCCGACACCGCCGAGCTCGGCTACTCCGACGTGCGGGTGCCCGCGGCGAACCTGGTCGGCCCGGAGAACAGCGGCTTCCTGCAGATCATGCAGCAGTTCCAGGTGGAGCGGGCCTTCCTCGCCGTGCAGTCCTACGCCACGGCCCAGCGCTGCCTGGACCTGACCCTGGAGTGGGTGAAGCAGCGGGAGACCTTCGGGCGGCCGCTGTCCACCCGGCAGGTGGTGCGGCACAAGATCGTCGACATGGCCACGGCCGTCGACGTGGCCCGGACCTACACCCGCGCCGCGGTCGACCGCATCATCGCGGGCGACACCGACGTGCGGATGGTCTCGATGGCCAAGAACCAGGCCGTGGAGGCCTGCGCGCTCGCCGTCGACACCGCGGTGCAGCTCTACGGCGGGATGGGCTACCT
It contains:
- a CDS encoding thiolase family protein; the encoded protein is MPQAVIVEAVRTPIGKRGGSLAGVHPVDLAARVLEALAARTGLDPALVDDVVWGCVNQVGDQSANPARSAVLAAGWPETVPGTTVNRACGSSQQALDFAAGMVMAGQYDLVVAGGVESMSRVPLGAGRDVGLPYGPRLLGRYETELGGGTFHQGRGAELIAAKWGLTRSVLDEFSALSHTRAAAAIDSGAFDGQLVTIPEAPGHTADEGLRRGTTAEKLGALKPSFDADGVIHAGNASQISDGAAALLVTTPTRAGELGLTPIARYHSGAVGGADPVMMLTGPIPATAKVLGRAGLSIDDIGAFEVNEAFAPIPLAWLAETGADPERVNPLGGAIAVGHPLGASGAILMTRLVHHMRDRGIRYGLQTMCEGGGMANATVVELLS
- a CDS encoding LLM class flavin-dependent oxidoreductase, with protein sequence MSVPLAVRESGFGVMLPNFDPLRLGTPPLLAAARLAEDLGFDSGWVGDHLSFHPPVLEPCGALAAVAAVTQRLVLGTGVLLLPMRNPVWTAKQLGTVAALAPDRLVVGVGAGGENPAEFEAAGYPVAQRGRRLDEAIGVVDALLRGEAVDHAGPLLPVRSPMLEPVPSSRPPLVVGGRSAHAVRRAARFAEGWFAVWLEPERVRRAIEDLRAHAEEFRRPVCTTVMLVFVHVTDDAETGRRELERFVAGQYGMPVEAIERWCVIGGEDRVADALARYRDAGAEAFVMMPTAVDVLGQYERLAGVRDRLAASG
- a CDS encoding acyl-CoA dehydrogenase family protein translates to MHYAFDADQETFRRELATFAQKVLAPHYQPDDRAGRMRPELPREMASMGLTGLRVPERFGGQEADAVTTGLAAEEVSRADVNACYILLVAALNADILVGNAGEEQLARWLPPIADGSALSALVLTEPEHGSDAANLSLRAQPDGAGWRLTGEKTSISMGMLADTGIVFARTGGPGARGVSAFYVDLHDDRIARTALDDHGGRAIGRASLHFDGVPVGRDELIGQEGAGFVSVMQGFDYSRAVIGLMCVGIAEAALDDALDYARTREAFGGPIGRNQGVAFPLVEQATRLAGARHICYEALWRKDQGLDHTVAANMAKWFAPKTAGEVVHQALLTFGHAGWGSDSPQGQRLRDVMAFEIADGTAQVAKLVVARHLLGRKFAP
- a CDS encoding TetR/AcrR family transcriptional regulator — protein: MAGFRRTVLLEVATELFSRQGYHAVGIDDIGAAAGVTGPAVYRHFQNKDAILRELCNTAMTELLAGARRAAQAGDPQHVLNALISVHAGFGSRHRRLVAVYVREHRALSPIALRALRRRQRDYEAIWSEALRQVRSDLGTAEIRGVVTAVLSLINAAAHMPTELDDAAVERLLSAGAAAVLLARSPDDVDVDVDSAAG
- a CDS encoding transglutaminase-like domain-containing protein, encoding MITDEYLAPGRFVDSDSAAVRAFASEVVGIETDPVTQAVLLFDVVRDRIWYDPFATSTDPASYRASAVLESGRSWCVPKAVLLAAAARAAGIPARLGFADVRNHLQTERLRRKMNGIDLFVFHGYTDLFLEGRWVKATPAFNAELCARFGVQPMAFDGRSDALLHEHTADGGTYMEYVRDRGVYTDLPLEEMLTTLHQVYGSALLDDDAPAGVDEFTPAVPASG
- a CDS encoding acyl-CoA synthetase, with amino-acid sequence MDRGIGHWVTRRAFLHGERIAFVSGDDHHSYADVDRRTDQVASALRDLGVRKGDRVAVLLVNSVEFMELLLGCAKIGAITVPINVRLAGPEIGYILADSGADVFAFHEPLAQGALTALAEPGVRVRHRIRVWGPAREDEIGYDAFLAGGAPEPFHGDVDGSDIAFIMYTSGTTGRPKGAMLTHDNLLWNAVNVLGTNHSLRGSDVTVAVAPMFHIGGLGVHTLPLLYVGGTSVILPSFDPVGTLKAMAESRATVQFMVPAMWSALTRVPDFDGYDLSALELAMGGGSPVPLTVIEFMQQRGVPFSEGFGMTETAPLVSILETDHVTAKAGSIGRVAVHVDARIVDPDDRDLPPDTVGELLVRGRNVFIGYWMKPTETAEAFRGGWFHTGDLGRMDPEGFITLVDRKKDMIISGGENVYPIEVEQVLFQHPGVLDAAVVGGPDEQWGERVVAVVVADPAAGAEPAAEDLITWCRDRLAHFKCPREVHLVAELPRNATGKLLKTELRTRFTGVEGGVVQR
- a CDS encoding acyl-CoA dehydrogenase family protein: MELHETEERRDLRKAVTEIAKDFGHDYYVAKSLAGEKSTELWNAVGKQGFLGVNITEEYGGGGGGIYDMQIVGEELAAAGCPLLMTVVSPTICGTIIQAYGSDELKARWLPGIASGEIIMSFAITEPDAGSNSHNISTHAKKVGGEWVLNGTKYYISGVDEAEAILVVTRTSTDDRGRGRLSLIVVPTDAPGLTKTDIPVQAVTPEKQFTLFFDDVRVPAENLIGEENDGLRQVFMGLNPERIMGAALGNGIGRYALDKAANYARERKVWDVPIGSHQGVSHPLAHAKIQVELARLMTQRAASLHDAGDPGSGEASNMAKYAAAEAGILALDQAIQTHGGNGMATEYGLATLWGPARLMRTAPISREMILNYVAQHSLKLPRSY